Genomic segment of Vitis riparia cultivar Riparia Gloire de Montpellier isolate 1030 chromosome 19, EGFV_Vit.rip_1.0, whole genome shotgun sequence:
TATAAATGCATCTTGAAAATGGGTTTATCCCACCCATCATCAAGAAACTGAGACCAGATAAGAATTTTGGTCTAGTGGATGTACCTGGAGGCTCATCAAGCTAAGATAAACCACAACATGCATTAGGCCTTTAACCAAATTGAGAATAGGGATCCATCGTGTTCAAGGGACATTTGTAATTGTCAGTGCAGTTAAGCCAAAGTCTTTGCCAGATTTTGGTGGTCTATCATTAGTTAAGTTATTTCCCACCAAAATAGTTGTCCTCCAGGCATCCTATGCAAAGAGCTTATGGGTCTCATTTTGAGGAAGGCATCTTTTCCATTGAAAAAAGAACCTTCAACCATCACCAAGAGCTGTTAATCCCATTTTCAGGAGTTCTCACCCAAGTGTCCCCAAGTGTTCCCAAGTGTCTTGTCACTAACTCGCTCCACTGCTGTCTCCTCTCAACCTGTTCTGCACTCTATCAGACCTCAATACTTCATCATTCATGTAAAATCTATGCAACTTACTTCCTATCTTACAAAGAATCCCCCATCAACAGCAATGAATCTGAACTTTATTCAACCAAGaggttttgaatgaaaaaaccGAACCGCTGCAGTGTCTAATCATGAATGTTcagaaaaaatatagaaatatgaTTCCAAAAACTCCAGTAGAAACAAAGTCCATTCAAACGTATCTGATAATGAATATTTGATAAAGCCAAGTGTTGGCAAAAGGAGTTTTTTGGTATGAATTTGGGCGCTCATGGATACCCTAATCTCTCAACATGGCCAATTACGTTTTTGTACCAGTAGACCTTCTGTGCACGAAGTTTCTGTGTTATTACTCCTTCAGGAATGTCATTAAAGCCACCTTCTTCCCAACTACTAACCATAAAGACAACACATCCATACAGCTCCGCATGCCCCCATTGATATGTGCACAGACCAAGAATCAATCACTCAAATAAGGAACTAACTAGCATATTAGCTTCCATAGAACAATTTTTAACTTCTCATTCTAGATACCTTTCTGGAAAATGTGTCTCTGAAGTCAAGCAGTTCAGATATTaagatttcataaaataaaaggaacttATACATTATGAACCACCTCTACAAAGCTTGTGCCAATACCATACTGTAAGAAAAGAATCTAACTATTCTGACATAATTTAACTGAAATATTGCAGCAGTTAGGTTATAGATGTCATAAAACATCCGTAAAAGAACCATAATTAttacaaaggaaaatgacatACAATTACATAAGATATGCAACACGAATGTTAATGTTTACCTAGCTGTAATATAGAACATGGCATGGATGCAACATAAAgtttttgaagaaagaaaaatgtccCAGATATGAATAGCAGCAGTACAGAAAAGGCATGATTTGCCATAACTTACCTGATCCCAGCAACAATGCCAGCTGGCATTATCTTGGAGGTTTGCATATAGCGCTGACCCATGACCCATGTGAGTGCAGCAGCACAAACTGTGTCAAGGGCAGATGGATCAGTTCAGGTAACAACTTTTGTAAAAATTGAGAAGTTAAAATTACAAGGAGCCCagcagaaaaggaaaagaatgttTAATTTTCTAATCTATTTCATCCAGTAAGCTTCTGGTATCAATTAGCCAAAGTCCTGAATCCCCAACTCTCTGCCAATTCTAATTTTGGTCTAACAAAGTAATGAAAATCCTTCCTTTTTATGTGTTCCTTTTACTACCACCCTCAGGAGATAGTATGACTAAACTTTATGTGGAAAAGTCATTGAGTACATCTTGCAAGTAAGGAAGCAGTTATGTTTTTTAGAGCAGTACGCATCATTGAGGACTCTTTGACTAATTTGGTGTGCCCTTAACTCATGAGGAGCATTTATTGGAAATCAATGAATTCTCCCACTTTTGCTAGACCTTGCTTCTCTTCACAAGCAAATTTGTAATGTCTGACCCAACCTCTAGCTACATTTGGCTTTGGATAAGTGAAGCTCATGCCATCCAAATTGTGTAAATCTACCTCCCTCTGAATCCCTACTAATGGCTTGGCAGCTCCTTCCAATATTAGAGAGCTTCACATCTTACCAAGCTAAACATGAACTGAGCTGATCAACCACACTTTCAAGTAGCCCAATCAATCAACTACAGATTGCAACTTCAAACCAAGAACTCTACATGATCTATGTAAGGGAGACCAATCCTTATCGGGAGCATAAGGCATACAGTCACCCATCACAAGTTTCCAGTACAGATGATGTGTAGtccttttgaaaagaaaatgcttGGAATTTTGCTTTTGAAGTGAAACACCAAAAGCGTAATTAGACTCATAGTACAGTCCGAAAAAATCAGTTGGATTGTATAATTCAGTATTATGGCTATGGATGCCATCGTATCTGTTCATCCAGCTCCATATTCTGAAATGAATAGCGATCAGGCTCCTGCCTGGTCTACATTATCTGTCActaaaaaaaggggaaaaaaaaagaacagagcTTCGAAAATTTTGATATGGATGAATAGGAATATGAAATCTAACGATTTCAATATTATTTGACCAGAATTATAAATTTGGCAGATGAAACTATCCTCCTCAGCATACGATAGAATTCACAAGTGATCTCCAATGACCAGGGGATGGATCTATAATCTGAAATTTTGATATTACCAAACCACAAGATTCAAGCTTCTGTTTCCTATGCAACTCACGACGAAGAAAACCCTTAGAAAAACATAATTACAAAGGGGCCGAATTAGAATCACAACCAAACACAGACCCACCTCAGTTTTTCcccaaaacttcaaaaaaaaacaaCGTCAATTACCAAACTGATATTCATAGATTCCGTGTTTCCAACACTCAAAACTAAACCAAGACTCCAAAGAAGACAAAATTCCAAAGTTACCCAATAGAACCACAATCATAAACAGACCCACCTCACCTTTTTCCCCCCGAATTTTAACAAAACACCATATCTGAATCTAAATTTAACAAAAGTGCAAATTTCCAAAACTGTTCAAAAGAATTGAACAATACCCGTTTCAAGAATCAAGGCAAGGCAtgagttcttcttcttcttgaaggctttgagACTCAAATAACCAGCAAGAATGAGCACAAATCCAGTGCCCAAGCCCCCACCTAGAGAAGCAAGGCTCCCCTTCTTGGCATACCCAACAATGCCCCCACCAACCAGGACCAATCCATAAGGGATTGTGAAGCAAAAATCGTGCATTCTGGCGAGATGATTTTCTagggaaaatgaaatttttcaCGGAAAATAAAGTTCGGTCAAGAGGAAAACGATCTGTTATTTCTTCCACCACCTTGTGGGATACTCTTCATGTCTACTGTGGAGAAAAGTGGCGCGTGGCGTTCGTGTGGTCAACCAACTCCTGGTTTTTGTTTTGTGGACGGATTTGCCCTCATTAAATTTTAACTTGTCGAAGGTGCCCTTAGGCCTTTTCCTTCCCACATGGGCAGCTTTCTAAAATCTTCCAATAAGCGAGGGTAAAAGTGTAACTTCAATCTGTTGGGTTCACGTAAGAACAATAAATGCCCCAACAATTCTTTTCACCCCACcctttttctattaaataaaatataaacataaaaggACAAAACCGTAATTCTACCCTCATTCCTCCCTTTCTTCCTTCATTTCCCTCTTCCACTTCTCCTCGCTAaaatttcccccttttttttttctgaaaattctACACttaagggggaaaaaaaatttctaagaaatttctaatatttctaagaAATTAGAAGACAATCGAAAAATAAAGTTGGAGAGATGACTTCAATACCCCAAGAACTCTTCAAGTCTTCtctttaggtggtgtttgttttttggctgaatagaaaaagctaaaatattggttttttttattcagctaaaagtaacatgttgatattattcaatataattaaattaaactttttgataacaagttcattttacctatattggatgatgtcaacatgttacttttaccttaatagaaaaaaccaaaatatttgacgttttttattcagccaaaaaataaacaccaccttaacCTTCAAATCCAagtctaaatattaaaaaattcttcaaattcaAATGCAAAGATTTG
This window contains:
- the LOC117909667 gene encoding protein FATTY ACID EXPORT 5-like; its protein translation is MHDFCFTIPYGLVLVGGGIVGYAKKGSLASLGGGLGTGFVLILAGYLSLKAFKKKKNSCLALILETVCAAALTWVMGQRYMQTSKIMPAGIVAGISALMTTFYLYKIATGGNHIPTKAE